One stretch of Corallococcus soli DNA includes these proteins:
- a CDS encoding DUF2019 domain-containing protein: protein MSADALVNQFAENVVAQTDAVWRGDTKAANRHARKYINAFDKLRALGDEGRQSLTVLFEHPRMDVRVMAAAYLLRYRTKDAIAVLNDAARGEGFVPFKATQALKRWEEGTWALDPE, encoded by the coding sequence ATGAGTGCTGATGCGCTGGTCAATCAGTTCGCCGAAAACGTGGTCGCGCAGACTGATGCAGTCTGGCGCGGTGATACCAAGGCTGCAAACAGGCATGCAAGAAAGTACATCAACGCATTCGACAAGCTTCGTGCGCTCGGGGATGAGGGTCGCCAATCGCTGACCGTGTTGTTCGAGCATCCGCGCATGGATGTTCGTGTCATGGCTGCTGCCTACCTGCTTCGTTATCGGACGAAGGATGCGATTGCGGTATTGAATGATGCAGCCAGAGGGGAGGGGTTCGTGCCCTTCAAGGCAACACAGGCGCTGAAAAGGTGGGAGGAGGGCACCTGGGCCCTCGATCCGGAGTGA
- a CDS encoding flavin-containing monooxygenase, giving the protein MSPPRDADLPEHVDVLIVGAGISGIGAACYLQRDHPSKSYAVLEARGATGGTWDLFRYPGIRSDSDLHTLGYEFKAWTSNKSIAGAEAILAYLRETVAEYGIDRRIRLHHRVHGAAWSSSDARWVVDVERTDTGERKKLSCRWLFCASGYYRYDQGFTPHFEGTARFQGRVIHPQHWPEDLDYSGKRVVVIGSGATAVTLVPAMANTAAHVTMLQRTPSYVLPTPAEDLFAKLARKLLPKKQAHALTRRKNIALQRFLWRFCQRFPRAARRFIRFVNARELPKGYPIDEHFNPPYNPWDQRLCVVPDADLFKAISSGRASVATDHIETFTEKGLQLKSGRELEADIIVTATGLNLQALGGIALTVNGAPVRLPETVAYRGMMLSGVPNFAFAVGYTNASWTLKIGLLCEHFCRLLTHMDAHGHTTCTPELSDPAMPTRPLLDFDAGYVKRALDTLPRRSDEAPWLMSMDYHADVKLLREGSVVDPNLRFSSHGGPASPDSVMAG; this is encoded by the coding sequence ATGTCCCCCCCGCGCGACGCAGACCTCCCTGAACACGTCGACGTGCTGATCGTCGGTGCCGGCATCTCGGGGATTGGGGCCGCCTGTTATCTCCAGCGGGACCACCCGTCGAAGTCGTACGCCGTCCTCGAAGCCCGTGGGGCCACCGGTGGAACGTGGGATCTCTTCCGCTACCCCGGTATTCGCTCCGACTCGGACCTGCACACGCTCGGCTACGAATTCAAGGCGTGGACGAGCAACAAGTCGATTGCCGGCGCGGAAGCCATTCTCGCCTACCTGCGCGAGACCGTGGCGGAGTACGGGATTGACCGCAGGATCCGACTCCACCACCGGGTGCACGGCGCCGCCTGGTCCAGCAGCGACGCCCGGTGGGTGGTCGACGTCGAGCGCACCGACACGGGGGAGCGCAAGAAGCTCTCGTGCCGGTGGCTGTTCTGCGCCAGCGGCTACTACCGCTACGACCAGGGGTTCACGCCCCATTTCGAGGGGACCGCGCGCTTCCAGGGCCGCGTCATCCATCCCCAGCACTGGCCGGAGGACCTGGACTACAGCGGCAAGCGCGTCGTCGTGATCGGGAGCGGCGCCACCGCCGTGACCCTCGTGCCAGCAATGGCAAACACGGCCGCGCATGTGACGATGCTCCAGCGCACGCCCTCTTACGTCCTGCCCACGCCCGCCGAGGACCTGTTCGCGAAGCTCGCGCGCAAGCTGCTGCCGAAGAAACAGGCCCACGCGCTCACGCGGCGGAAGAACATCGCGCTGCAGCGCTTCCTCTGGCGCTTCTGTCAGCGCTTCCCGCGTGCGGCCCGGCGCTTCATCCGCTTCGTGAACGCCAGGGAGCTGCCGAAGGGCTATCCCATCGACGAGCACTTCAACCCGCCCTACAACCCGTGGGATCAGCGGCTGTGCGTGGTCCCGGACGCGGACCTCTTCAAGGCCATCTCCAGCGGCCGGGCCTCGGTGGCCACGGACCACATCGAAACCTTCACCGAGAAGGGCCTCCAGTTGAAGTCAGGCAGGGAGCTTGAGGCCGACATCATCGTCACCGCGACCGGGTTGAACCTCCAGGCGCTCGGAGGCATCGCATTGACCGTCAACGGGGCGCCGGTGCGCCTGCCGGAAACGGTGGCCTACCGGGGCATGATGCTCAGCGGAGTGCCGAACTTCGCCTTCGCCGTCGGCTACACCAACGCATCCTGGACCTTGAAGATCGGCCTGCTGTGCGAACACTTCTGCCGCCTGCTCACGCACATGGACGCGCACGGCCACACCACCTGCACCCCCGAGCTGAGCGACCCGGCGATGCCGACCCGGCCGCTGCTCGACTTCGACGCCGGGTACGTGAAGCGCGCACTCGACACCCTGCCGCGTCGGAGCGACGAGGCCCCGTGGCTGATGTCCATGGACTACCACGCGGACGTCAAGCTGCTCCGGGAGGGCTCGGTGGTGGACCCGAACCTGCGGTTCTCCTCCCACGGCGGCCCGGCCAGCCCGGACAGCGTGATGGCGGGCTGA
- a CDS encoding DUF4135 domain-containing protein, which translates to MRRGRATGFFPPVVREGPEGVLQVARALHGEEDARRIHALLARPGFHPLVELLEELGAWCRSTAGGHPGLFGPRVLTLSNAELFGPLITDAFTQCAATNEGAEPPDLGALWKGFQAFFARFLIRLRRDLRAGVFQREGFTGPVVGVWANPEETHNGRQCVLRLRFRKGGALAYKPRPAGGEALFLYEGRAGSSLFEWLNGRPAASGAVHLPTMRILEGRGADRFAYSWQEWIPRPRQWGTLREAEHLRLEGCRLEPREAERFWHRAGSLTAACFALGMGDLFAGNVLVGARSKDRRPMAYPVDLEVFFAPVQRLPETGLINDASDGGNHHVGFERSARWCTEGGPRVCFTETRGGVLRLERRTRPWAREETRSVVADTQGNVGFGAYLPAFLRGLFDLWTLLLLERPRVVKFLKRASRNRFVRVLVKPTSVYGEALDRQVLSSGKPSSPRGRFSREEAEQLGRLDVPYFFREAQGGPLLYLTGVEGALKTRRAGPQRFLEPNAPPSLPVLEGERFTLANLGVAVRDAVAFVFRDSARHTVTDARLGVHLDLKSPEHGQVSFDWKQVGQRLTFSWKQRELHVTLGELREPARTRAP; encoded by the coding sequence GTGCGAAGGGGACGGGCCACCGGCTTCTTCCCGCCCGTGGTCCGCGAAGGTCCCGAAGGCGTGCTCCAGGTCGCGAGGGCCCTGCACGGCGAAGAAGATGCTCGGCGCATCCATGCCCTGCTGGCCCGGCCCGGCTTCCATCCCCTGGTGGAGCTCCTGGAGGAGCTGGGGGCGTGGTGTCGGAGCACGGCCGGAGGACATCCGGGACTCTTCGGCCCTCGGGTGCTCACGCTGAGCAACGCGGAGCTGTTCGGCCCGTTGATCACCGACGCCTTCACGCAGTGCGCCGCCACGAACGAGGGCGCCGAGCCGCCCGACCTGGGCGCGCTGTGGAAGGGGTTCCAGGCGTTCTTCGCGCGCTTCCTCATCCGGCTGCGAAGGGATTTGCGAGCGGGGGTGTTCCAGCGGGAGGGCTTCACCGGTCCGGTGGTGGGCGTGTGGGCGAACCCGGAGGAGACGCACAACGGACGGCAGTGCGTGTTGAGGCTGCGCTTTCGCAAGGGCGGAGCACTGGCCTACAAGCCGAGGCCCGCGGGAGGTGAAGCGCTGTTCCTATACGAGGGCCGCGCGGGAAGCTCCCTCTTCGAATGGCTCAACGGGCGCCCCGCGGCGTCCGGAGCGGTGCACCTGCCCACGATGCGGATCCTGGAGGGCCGTGGAGCGGACCGGTTCGCCTACAGCTGGCAGGAGTGGATCCCCCGTCCCCGGCAGTGGGGCACGTTGCGGGAAGCGGAGCACCTGCGGCTGGAGGGCTGTCGGCTGGAGCCCCGGGAAGCGGAGCGCTTCTGGCATCGCGCCGGTTCGCTCACCGCCGCGTGCTTCGCGCTGGGAATGGGCGATCTCTTCGCGGGCAACGTCCTGGTCGGAGCCAGGAGCAAGGACCGGAGGCCCATGGCCTATCCGGTGGACCTGGAGGTGTTCTTCGCCCCCGTCCAACGGCTTCCGGAGACCGGGCTCATCAACGATGCAAGTGACGGAGGAAACCACCACGTAGGCTTCGAGCGCAGCGCGCGGTGGTGCACCGAAGGCGGCCCGCGGGTGTGTTTCACGGAGACGCGCGGAGGCGTGCTGCGGCTCGAAAGGAGGACACGGCCCTGGGCGCGGGAGGAGACGCGCTCGGTGGTCGCGGACACGCAGGGAAACGTTGGCTTCGGCGCGTACCTCCCGGCGTTCCTGCGCGGCCTGTTCGACCTCTGGACGCTGCTGCTGTTGGAGCGCCCCCGGGTCGTGAAGTTCCTGAAGCGTGCGTCACGGAATCGGTTCGTCCGGGTGCTGGTCAAGCCCACCTCGGTGTATGGCGAAGCGCTGGACCGGCAGGTGCTGTCCTCCGGCAAGCCCTCCTCACCGCGTGGCCGGTTCAGCCGGGAGGAGGCGGAGCAGTTGGGCCGGCTCGACGTGCCGTACTTCTTCAGGGAGGCGCAGGGAGGTCCCCTGCTCTACCTGACGGGAGTGGAAGGAGCGCTGAAGACACGGCGTGCGGGACCGCAGCGCTTCCTGGAGCCGAACGCCCCGCCCTCGCTGCCCGTCCTGGAGGGAGAGCGATTCACCCTCGCGAACCTAGGGGTGGCGGTGCGCGACGCCGTGGCCTTCGTCTTCCGCGACAGCGCCCGGCACACCGTCACCGATGCACGGCTGGGAGTCCACCTGGACCTGAAGTCCCCCGAGCACGGGCAGGTGTCCTTCGACTGGAAGCAGGTCGGCCAGCGCCTGACGTTCTCGTGGAAGCAGCGAGAGCTTCACGTCACCCTGGGCGAACTGCGGGAGCCCGCGCGAACGCGCGCTCCATAG
- a CDS encoding JmjC domain-containing protein, with product MSALETTRRFDWDTFVARYWNQRPVLFKGTGASPFTLTDVFDASAGATRRYLERSYAVDSRPDVTFTVDRSRQLVLKPWLPRASDGSLEAYDARIAAEVGAKRYALIISSLHSSGYGLWSRERAFFAELWKRVGLPITGGITTLFHGTYEHSPVGVHLDRFTTFLFALRGRKRMRFWRKRPWKEDVSTVLDYQPYLKDSFVAEVEPGDILYWPSTYYHVGESAGAGVTTSVNVGIPLTEHRTVYAVDDLLRGMIDETSLADHEWTQTRLARVDASPLMRDALRAGGRLPTVLPRALSEAVEAFRDVSRPRDARRHIQETWLKRLTSGGFQPVPDPAPTKRLRDGDRVHADARFPIVLEQEDTTRWICAANGQALRGKGGGQAVAKLFKELASGRESRVGDLLRPFRSGGRTAPDVDVIAATREGMRSVLEKLHACRALTQGQGNSPHPPLDAS from the coding sequence ATGTCCGCGCTTGAAACCACCCGCCGCTTTGATTGGGACACCTTCGTCGCGCGCTACTGGAACCAGCGGCCGGTGCTCTTCAAGGGCACCGGCGCCTCGCCCTTCACGCTCACGGATGTCTTCGACGCCTCCGCGGGCGCGACCCGGCGATACCTGGAGCGGAGCTACGCCGTGGACTCGCGGCCGGATGTCACCTTCACCGTGGACCGGTCGCGGCAGCTCGTCCTCAAGCCCTGGCTCCCCCGCGCGTCGGACGGTTCGCTGGAGGCCTACGACGCGCGCATCGCGGCCGAGGTGGGCGCGAAGCGGTATGCGCTGATCATCTCCAGCCTGCACAGCTCCGGATACGGGCTGTGGAGCCGTGAGCGAGCCTTCTTCGCGGAGCTGTGGAAGCGCGTCGGCCTGCCCATCACGGGAGGCATCACGACGCTGTTCCATGGAACGTACGAACACAGCCCCGTGGGCGTCCACCTGGACCGCTTCACCACCTTCCTCTTCGCGCTCAGGGGGCGCAAGCGGATGCGGTTCTGGCGCAAGCGGCCCTGGAAGGAGGACGTCTCCACGGTGCTCGACTACCAGCCCTACCTGAAGGACTCCTTCGTCGCGGAGGTCGAGCCCGGGGACATCCTCTACTGGCCCTCGACCTACTACCACGTCGGAGAGAGCGCGGGCGCGGGCGTGACCACGAGCGTGAACGTGGGAATCCCGCTCACGGAGCACCGCACCGTCTACGCCGTGGACGACCTGCTGCGAGGGATGATCGACGAGACGTCCCTCGCCGACCACGAGTGGACGCAGACGCGCCTCGCCAGGGTGGACGCCTCCCCGTTGATGCGAGATGCGCTCAGGGCCGGAGGCCGCCTGCCCACGGTGCTGCCCCGCGCGCTCTCCGAAGCGGTCGAGGCCTTCCGCGACGTGAGCCGGCCCCGCGACGCGCGTCGGCACATCCAGGAGACGTGGCTCAAGCGCCTCACCTCCGGGGGCTTCCAGCCCGTGCCGGACCCCGCCCCCACGAAGCGGCTGCGGGACGGGGACCGCGTGCACGCGGACGCGCGCTTCCCCATCGTCCTCGAACAGGAGGACACGACCCGCTGGATCTGCGCGGCCAACGGACAGGCCCTTCGAGGCAAGGGGGGCGGGCAGGCAGTCGCGAAGCTGTTCAAGGAGCTGGCATCAGGCCGGGAATCGCGCGTCGGAGACCTGCTGCGGCCATTTCGTTCAGGCGGTAGAACGGCGCCGGACGTGGATGTGATTGCCGCAACGCGTGAAGGGATGCGCAGCGTGCTGGAAAAGCTTCACGCCTGCCGCGCGCTGACGCAGGGACAGGGAAACAGTCCGCATCCACCGCTTGACGCATCTTGA
- a CDS encoding DUF6624 domain-containing protein, translated as MATRKRTVKQTALDRELRGHLLRLDRLDHALRSEWTATEFKDRALERKLTALTTAGIAWLRDVIQEHGWPGHTLVGRAAAAAACRLVLHAECSLTFHRQCLRRLQDAAAQGEVPLQQVAYLTDVVRMRAGKKQLYGTKFRKVKGELVPYPIEKADAVDARRKQMELPSLRTYARRLQRRYLPS; from the coding sequence ATGGCGACACGCAAACGAACGGTGAAGCAGACCGCGCTGGACCGCGAGCTGCGGGGCCACCTGCTGCGGCTCGACCGCCTCGACCATGCGCTGCGCTCGGAGTGGACCGCGACGGAGTTCAAGGATCGCGCGCTGGAACGAAAACTCACCGCCCTCACCACCGCGGGCATCGCCTGGCTGCGCGACGTCATCCAGGAACACGGCTGGCCCGGACACACCCTGGTGGGCCGCGCCGCAGCGGCTGCGGCGTGCCGGCTCGTCCTCCACGCCGAGTGCTCCCTCACCTTCCATCGCCAATGCCTGCGCCGGCTCCAGGACGCAGCGGCCCAGGGCGAGGTCCCCCTCCAGCAGGTCGCCTACCTCACCGACGTGGTGCGCATGCGCGCTGGAAAGAAGCAGCTCTATGGGACGAAGTTCCGCAAGGTGAAGGGCGAGCTCGTCCCCTACCCCATCGAAAAGGCTGACGCGGTGGACGCACGGCGAAAACAGATGGAGCTGCCGTCCCTGCGCACCTACGCTCGGCGCCTCCAGCGGCGCTACCTGCCGTCATGA
- a CDS encoding carbonic anhydrase, with the protein MPASRLVTPYDKIFENNKRWADEQLRSDPDFFTRLSQSQQPDFLYIGCSDSRVPANQIMGLAPGDVFVHRNVANLVNNVDLNVMSVINYAVRQLDVKHIIVCGHYGCGGVRAAMQPKDLGILNPWLRNIRDVYRFHKQELDGIAEESRRYERLVELNVLEQSINIIKTAAVQKSYLARGFPTVHAWVFDMRNGIINDLKLDFVQTLHNIQEVYDLTKD; encoded by the coding sequence GTGCCAGCGTCCCGCCTCGTGACGCCCTACGACAAGATCTTCGAGAACAACAAGCGCTGGGCCGACGAGCAGCTGCGCTCGGACCCGGATTTCTTCACCAGGCTCTCGCAGTCGCAGCAGCCTGACTTCCTGTACATCGGATGCTCCGACAGCCGCGTCCCGGCGAACCAGATCATGGGACTGGCGCCCGGTGACGTGTTCGTGCACCGCAACGTCGCCAACCTGGTCAACAACGTCGACCTCAACGTGATGTCCGTCATCAACTACGCCGTGCGGCAGCTCGACGTGAAGCACATCATCGTCTGCGGGCACTACGGTTGTGGCGGTGTGCGGGCGGCGATGCAGCCCAAGGACCTGGGCATCCTCAACCCCTGGCTGCGCAACATCCGGGACGTGTACCGCTTCCACAAGCAGGAGCTGGACGGCATCGCGGAGGAGTCGCGGCGCTATGAGCGGCTGGTGGAACTCAACGTCCTGGAGCAGAGCATCAACATCATCAAGACGGCCGCCGTGCAGAAGTCCTACCTGGCGCGAGGCTTTCCCACCGTGCATGCCTGGGTGTTCGACATGCGCAACGGCATCATCAACGACCTGAAGCTGGACTTCGTGCAGACGCTGCACAACATCCAGGAGGTCTACGACTTGACGAAGGATTGA
- a CDS encoding serine hydrolase domain-containing protein produces MTAPLLAAAVLFSGLVGCASTRALPSGDARTVDALFRDYDGPDLPGASVVVIHDGQVVLRRAYGLAELEQRTPATPESNYRLASLSKQFTATAILLLVQDGRLRLDDRVVDVLPGFPPSLREVRVHHLLQHTSGIWDYEDFVPPTQTVQVKDRDVLTLLSRTDRTWFAPGTAVRYSNSGYAVLALIVEQVGGMPFARFLHERVFVPSGMRSTVAHEEGVSSVPRRAYGYAAGPTGFIPRDQSPTSAVLGDGGIYASVVDLVAWDRALESQALLLAETRRQAWTPPTLPDGTRSRYGFGWFVDEDGGRQRLSHHGETCGFTNAIVKYPEQRLTVIVLTNRAGGAPWTLAQRVADLWLGGPAKEGPASARAWPFETLPNAH; encoded by the coding sequence ATGACCGCCCCCCTGCTCGCCGCCGCCGTCCTCTTCTCCGGCCTCGTCGGATGTGCCAGCACCCGAGCGCTTCCGTCGGGTGACGCACGCACGGTGGATGCCCTCTTTCGCGACTACGACGGCCCGGACCTCCCGGGCGCCAGCGTCGTCGTGATTCATGACGGGCAGGTCGTGCTCCGTCGGGCGTACGGTCTGGCCGAACTGGAGCAGCGAACGCCCGCCACGCCGGAGAGCAACTACCGGCTGGCTTCGCTCTCCAAGCAGTTCACGGCCACGGCCATCCTGCTGCTGGTCCAGGACGGCAGGCTCCGGCTCGATGATCGCGTGGTGGACGTGCTCCCCGGGTTCCCTCCCTCCTTGCGGGAGGTCCGCGTCCACCACCTGCTCCAGCACACGTCGGGCATCTGGGATTACGAAGACTTCGTCCCGCCCACGCAGACGGTGCAGGTGAAGGACCGGGACGTGCTGACGTTGCTCTCCCGCACGGACCGGACCTGGTTCGCACCGGGAACAGCGGTGCGCTACAGCAACTCCGGCTACGCGGTGCTCGCCCTCATCGTGGAGCAGGTGGGGGGCATGCCCTTCGCCCGCTTCCTGCACGAACGCGTCTTCGTCCCCAGCGGCATGCGCTCCACCGTGGCGCACGAGGAAGGCGTCTCCTCCGTACCCCGCCGCGCGTATGGCTACGCCGCCGGCCCGACCGGCTTCATCCCCCGGGACCAGAGCCCCACCAGCGCGGTCCTGGGCGATGGCGGCATCTATGCGTCCGTGGTGGACCTGGTGGCGTGGGACCGGGCGCTGGAGTCGCAGGCGCTGCTGCTCGCGGAGACCCGGAGGCAGGCCTGGACTCCGCCGACGCTCCCGGACGGCACGCGCTCGCGCTACGGCTTCGGCTGGTTCGTCGACGAGGACGGCGGACGCCAGCGGCTGTCACACCACGGTGAGACGTGTGGCTTCACCAACGCCATCGTGAAGTATCCGGAGCAGCGCCTCACGGTCATCGTCCTGACGAACCGCGCGGGCGGTGCTCCGTGGACGCTCGCCCAGCGCGTCGCGGACCTGTGGCTCGGCGGACCCGCGAAGGAAGGGCCTGCCTCGGCCCGTGCGTGGCCGTTCGAGACCCTGCCCAACGCGCACTGA
- a CDS encoding PD40 domain-containing protein, whose translation MRRFAKLQSWSKSLFLALSVVTVSGTAGAQALEPESSSASGPWCEPGGSLFAPGEISLEDRSEYRLVFDPDGRTAYYHVESDQPPYQAIYVTRLHNGHYGPGEVVSFSGTYRDSDPFVSPDGQSLFFSSTRPVNGGPEREDTDLWVVHRVRGGGWGEPEHLGARVNTPKQELYVSVTRDGTLYFASGTFETDFELYRARRQGRSYAAPENLGPALNSPDTWEYNPWVSPDGRVLVFASLNRPGGYGLGDLYVSFNVAGTWTQALNLGPAVNTVKDEFHPTLSNDLRHLYFVRQTWDPFTPSDFYHLDTLCLWR comes from the coding sequence ATGCGGCGTTTCGCGAAGCTCCAGTCGTGGTCGAAGAGCCTCTTCCTCGCCCTCTCCGTGGTGACGGTGTCCGGCACCGCCGGAGCCCAGGCCCTTGAGCCGGAGTCGTCCTCCGCCTCCGGGCCCTGGTGCGAGCCAGGGGGCAGCCTGTTCGCGCCGGGGGAGATCTCCCTGGAGGACCGTTCGGAGTACCGGCTGGTGTTCGATCCGGACGGGAGGACGGCGTACTACCACGTCGAATCCGACCAGCCGCCCTACCAGGCCATCTACGTGACGCGGCTGCACAACGGCCACTACGGCCCGGGGGAGGTGGTGTCGTTCTCGGGCACGTACAGGGATTCGGATCCGTTCGTCTCACCGGATGGGCAGTCGCTCTTCTTCTCCTCCACCCGGCCCGTGAACGGCGGCCCGGAGCGCGAGGACACCGACCTCTGGGTGGTGCACCGCGTCCGGGGAGGAGGCTGGGGGGAGCCCGAACACCTGGGCGCGCGCGTGAACACGCCGAAGCAGGAGCTCTACGTGAGCGTGACGCGTGACGGGACGCTCTACTTCGCGAGCGGCACGTTCGAAACGGACTTCGAGCTGTACCGCGCGCGGCGTCAGGGCCGGAGCTACGCGGCGCCGGAGAACCTGGGCCCCGCGCTGAACAGCCCCGACACCTGGGAGTACAACCCGTGGGTGTCCCCGGATGGGCGGGTGCTGGTCTTCGCGTCGCTGAACCGCCCCGGAGGCTACGGGTTGGGCGACCTCTACGTGAGCTTCAACGTCGCGGGCACCTGGACCCAGGCCCTCAACCTGGGGCCGGCGGTGAACACGGTGAAGGATGAGTTCCACCCCACGCTGAGCAACGACCTGCGCCACCTCTACTTCGTGCGGCAGACGTGGGACCCCTTCACGCCGTCGGACTTCTACCACCTCGACACGCTCTGCCTCTGGCGCTGA
- a CDS encoding LytR/AlgR family response regulator transcription factor translates to MSAPLRVLIVDDERLARERLKDLLAEAGDMQLVGECRNGNEAIAAIDAERPDLVLLDVQMPGPDGFGVLRALPPESPPAVIFVTAHRDFAVQAFEANALDYLLKPFDRERFRQSLARARDRRKALASPLDTELLARLEALTRRPPHEPERYVTRLVARVGWRMRFLQVEDIDYLTAEGNYVSVQVGKQSHLTRETLSALEAKLDPKQFLRAHRSFIVRLDRIEEVEPLPPGEYVFVLRDGTRLTSGRSYRAQVQRALELPT, encoded by the coding sequence GTGAGCGCCCCCTTGCGCGTGCTCATCGTCGACGACGAGCGGCTCGCCCGCGAGCGGCTGAAGGACCTGCTGGCCGAGGCCGGCGACATGCAGCTCGTGGGGGAGTGCCGTAACGGCAACGAAGCCATCGCGGCGATTGACGCCGAGCGGCCGGACCTCGTCCTGCTGGACGTGCAGATGCCGGGGCCGGACGGGTTCGGCGTCCTGCGCGCGCTGCCGCCGGAGTCCCCGCCCGCGGTCATCTTCGTGACGGCCCACCGCGACTTCGCGGTGCAGGCGTTCGAGGCCAACGCGCTCGACTACCTGCTCAAGCCGTTCGACCGGGAGCGCTTCCGTCAGAGCCTCGCGAGGGCACGCGACCGTCGCAAGGCCCTGGCGTCCCCGCTGGACACGGAGCTGCTCGCCCGGCTCGAAGCGCTCACCCGCCGTCCGCCCCACGAACCCGAGCGCTACGTGACGCGGCTGGTGGCCCGGGTGGGCTGGCGCATGCGCTTCCTCCAGGTGGAGGACATCGACTACCTGACGGCGGAGGGCAACTATGTCTCCGTGCAGGTGGGGAAGCAGTCCCACCTCACGCGTGAGACGCTGAGCGCCCTGGAGGCGAAGCTCGACCCGAAGCAGTTCCTGCGCGCGCACCGCTCGTTCATCGTGCGGCTGGACCGCATCGAGGAGGTGGAGCCGCTCCCCCCGGGTGAGTACGTGTTCGTCCTGCGGGACGGCACGCGGCTGACCTCGGGGCGCAGCTATCGCGCCCAGGTGCAGCGCGCGCTCGAGCTGCCGACGTAG
- a CDS encoding sensor histidine kinase — MSWSHALFTSLSAHLLWVPLSVAILQLGLRFPLERRRWASRVALHLGGVLVIASIRATIIFSLDPWVGWYDVRPPFENVLMHALLSNPFIYMTVLGVAHALYYADQLRLRETQLARAQLHALKAQLHPHFLFNTLHSISALVHRDPDGSERMIARLSDLLRGALDAAATEEVSLQDELRALQPYLDIQGVRFADRLTVKQDIAEDALAAHVPHLVLQPLVENAIQHGIAPGTEPGTVTLVARRAGAELHLEVRDDGVGLQEAPADVSRSTGGGRGLSITRERLVQLYGGAHRLELRDAVGGGTTVALALPFHTEPAP, encoded by the coding sequence GTGAGCTGGTCGCACGCGCTCTTCACGTCGCTGAGCGCCCACCTGCTCTGGGTGCCCCTCTCCGTCGCCATCCTCCAGCTCGGCCTGCGCTTCCCCCTGGAGCGACGGCGCTGGGCTTCGCGCGTCGCGCTCCACCTGGGCGGCGTGCTCGTCATCGCGTCCATCCGCGCGACGATCATCTTCAGCCTGGACCCCTGGGTGGGCTGGTACGACGTACGGCCCCCCTTCGAGAACGTGCTCATGCACGCCCTGCTCTCCAATCCGTTCATCTACATGACGGTGCTCGGCGTGGCGCACGCCCTCTACTACGCGGACCAGCTCCGGCTGCGGGAGACGCAGCTCGCCCGCGCGCAGCTGCACGCGCTCAAGGCGCAGCTCCACCCCCACTTCCTCTTCAACACCCTGCACTCCATCTCCGCCCTGGTGCACCGCGACCCGGACGGCAGCGAGCGGATGATCGCGCGGCTGAGCGACCTGCTGCGCGGCGCGCTCGACGCCGCGGCCACCGAGGAGGTGTCGCTCCAGGACGAGCTGCGCGCCCTCCAGCCCTACCTGGACATCCAGGGGGTGCGCTTCGCGGACCGGCTCACGGTGAAGCAGGACATCGCCGAGGACGCCCTCGCCGCGCACGTCCCCCACCTGGTGCTCCAGCCGCTCGTGGAGAACGCCATCCAGCACGGCATCGCGCCGGGCACCGAACCGGGCACGGTGACGCTGGTCGCGCGGCGCGCGGGCGCCGAGCTGCACCTGGAGGTGCGGGACGACGGGGTGGGCCTCCAGGAGGCTCCGGCGGACGTCTCCCGGAGCACGGGAGGCGGGCGGGGGTTGAGCATCACCCGCGAGCGCCTGGTGCAGCTCTACGGCGGCGCCCACCGCCTGGAGCTGCGGGACGCCGTGGGCGGCGGCACCACGGTGGCGCTCGCCCTGCCCTTCCACACGGAGCCGGCCCCGTGA